A stretch of DNA from Deltaproteobacteria bacterium:
TCCGTCGGCTATGTGGTGGAATCGGTCCATGGTGCTGGACCCCCGGCAGCTCAGAAGAGCAGCCTCAACCGGTTGGTCGACTTCGAGGAAAAAAAGAACTTCGCCAAAGAAATTGCAGGGATTCATTAGTAATTGTAATCGATGGAGGGGTTAAGATGTCAGCATTAAAAGGTATTCGCATCTTGGATTTGACCGTTACTCTTCCGGGCCCTTACTGCACCCATGGGCCAGCACACCGAAGAGATCCTCAAAGAGCTGGGATATTCTGTCGAGACCATTGAAGGTCTGCGGAGAGAAAAAGTCATTTAAATCTCCGAACCTGCAATCCCTCTGAATTTAAAATCTTCGAATTTAACTCACCTTCGATCTGGTTTGGCCACCGCATGGGCGAAACGCCTATAAATTTATGATAATAAAAATATTTTTACAAAAAATGGTAGGAGGAGATTTTTTAATTTCACTAAAAATTTTCTTGACAAAGGATATAAATTGATTATCATTCGAGTAAAGTTGGAAAGGGTTTTACCTGGCCACGTGCCTGCAGAATTCGGTCTCCTCCCGTCAATGAAGGTTACCATGGCGGATAAAAAAAGGAAATTTTCTTACTCCTCACCGAAGAGGAGGACTCTCCAAGGGGAGAGCAAGAAGCGGCTGATTTTAAAAGTGGCGACTGAGGTCTTCGCCGAAAAGGGGTTCAATGAAACCACCATCGCCCAGATCGCTCAGATAGCCAAAATTGCCGAAGGCAGCATTTACCATTATTTCGAGAACAAAGAAGGCCTGCTCTTCTCCATCCCCGAAGAGCGAATGGAAAAATTTCTATCCGGTCTCCGCGAGCACCTGAGGGGAATTAAAGGGGCTCTGAATAAGCTCAGGAAGCTCATCTGGTATCACCTCAATTTTTATGAAAAAAATAAAGATTATACTCAAATTCTACTTCCAGAGTTCCGTTCTTCAGGTCATTGAGGAAGGGAAAAAAGAAAAAGCCATCCGGAAGGAAATCGACCCTTACATTCTTCGCGATATCATCCTGGGAACCATTGAGCACTTCGCCATTCGGGGGTTTATCCTGGGGAGGTTCCCCAACCTGTCAGAAGCGGGGGACCATCTTTATGATCAGATTGTTGGTGGGGTGGCCTAGAGGAATCGGATGATCATTCTTCCCCGGAATAAATGGATCGGGCTGCAATGAGCAGAACGGACAGAAGGAAAATCTCTGCAAGGGGTAGGAGCAGGCAGGGAATCGGGTGAGGGCCAAAAGAAAAAGGAAGGGGGTGAGAGTGGGGGAAAACAATCTTGATGCCTATTGGGAAACGACGATGCTGCAGTGAAGGGGTAGAAAAAAGATGATTAAAAGAGAGCTATGGTCAAGATGAATGAACACGTCAACCGCTTTAATGCCAAGACGAATAAAGGGGGAGGACATGGAAAAAAATAAAAAATTAATTCTGATCATGATACTTCTTTTCGTTTTTCAATTCGCTTTTGGCCTCGCTTGGCAGTCGAGGAGTGAAGCGAAAGAATTGAAGATCGCCGTCATCACCGCGCTGTCTGGCTCGGGTGCGAACTGGGGAAGAGGAATCCTCCACGGCGCCGAGTTGGCGGCGGATGACGTGAATGCTAAGGGTGGCCTCCTGGTTGGGGGGGAAAAATATACGATCAAGCTGATCCCTTATGATGACAAATACACGGCTGCCGGCGGGGCTGCGGCAGTTCATAAAGCTGTCTTCAGCGACAAAGTGAAAATCATCATCGGCTCCATCAGCTCCGCATCGGTTCTGGCCATGCAAGAGGTTACGGAAAAGAACAAGATATTGATTATGGCAGATAGCTGGGCGCGCGAAGTTATTAGCCCTCAGAAACCTTACACTTTTAGGCCCTTTATGACTTCCACCCAGGCAGCGCCTGGAATGGCTCGCTGGGCCAAAAAGACTTTTCCGGAGGTGAAGGAGATTGTTACCGTAGCCGCCAATGATGCGAGCGGCTGGTCCATCGGCAAAGATTATCAGGAAGCCTACCAAAAAGAGGGATTTAAAGTTCTCACGGAATTTCCCGAGAGGGGAATCAAAGATTTATATCCCATCC
This window harbors:
- a CDS encoding ABC transporter substrate-binding protein; its protein translation is MEKNKKLILIMILLFVFQFAFGLAWQSRSEAKELKIAVITALSGSGANWGRGILHGAELAADDVNAKGGLLVGGEKYTIKLIPYDDKYTAAGGAAAVHKAVFSDKVKIIIGSISSASVLAMQEVTEKNKILIMADSWAREVISPQKPYTFRPFMTSTQAAPGMARWAKKTFPEVKEIVTVAANDASGWSIGKDYQEAYQKEGFKVLTEFPERGIKDLYPILTRIKGTNAGILQDCALGVGTAALLTKQTKEMGLKAAVIGGAWVDPSEFIRNAGGAEMAEGYAYPVVFDRNSQDPAIVDFIKKFRKKYGEKEFIDTPDPSFYDGTMLLFEGLRRAGTVEDTDKIRVALEGIEKFQGVLGEMRWGGKETYGINHQIIQHHHIAQIQKGKEVIILKAGEF
- a CDS encoding helix-turn-helix domain-containing protein codes for the protein MIIIRVKLERVLPGHVPAEFGLLPSMKVTMADKKRKFSYSSPKRRTLQGESKKRLILKVATEVFAEKGFNETTIAQIAQIAKIAEGSIYHYFENKEGLLFSIPEERMEKFLSGLREHLRGIKGALNKLRKLIWYHLNFYEKNKDYTQILLPEFRSSGH
- a CDS encoding TetR/AcrR family transcriptional regulator C-terminal domain-containing protein, which encodes MKKIKIILKFYFQSSVLQVIEEGKKEKAIRKEIDPYILRDIILGTIEHFAIRGFILGRFPNLSEAGDHLYDQIVGGVA